A single Brevundimonas sp. SL130 DNA region contains:
- a CDS encoding crotonase/enoyl-CoA hydratase family protein → MGLITETRHGAILIWTLDREARLNALPDLSDGDEFAQACARANSDMTVKCVVLTGAGRAFSAGGDLTAMRDRRDLFEGSGAEIRARYRRVVHRIVRSLYDLEIPLISAVNGPAMGLGCGIASTADIRIASDRASFGVPFLKLGIIPGDGGAWRLPRDVGYARAAEMLFTGRSFDAETAERWGLVNRVVPHDRLMDETLITAGEIAAQPPQALRMAKTLMRQGRDQTFEQILELSAAMQALAHMTEDHLEGVNAVLEKRPGDFTGR, encoded by the coding sequence AGGCGCGGCTGAACGCCCTGCCCGACCTCTCGGACGGCGACGAGTTCGCGCAGGCCTGCGCCCGCGCCAATTCGGACATGACGGTCAAATGCGTGGTCCTGACGGGCGCCGGTCGCGCCTTCTCGGCCGGCGGAGACCTGACCGCCATGCGCGACCGCCGCGATCTGTTCGAGGGATCCGGCGCCGAAATCCGCGCCCGCTACCGCCGCGTCGTCCATCGGATCGTCCGGTCACTCTATGATCTGGAGATCCCGCTGATCTCGGCGGTCAACGGTCCGGCCATGGGCCTGGGCTGCGGCATAGCCTCCACGGCCGATATTCGTATCGCCTCGGACCGCGCCAGTTTCGGCGTGCCCTTCCTGAAGCTGGGCATCATCCCGGGCGACGGCGGCGCCTGGCGCCTGCCGCGCGACGTCGGTTACGCTCGCGCCGCCGAAATGCTGTTCACCGGCCGCAGCTTCGACGCCGAGACGGCCGAACGCTGGGGCCTGGTCAATCGGGTCGTGCCGCACGACCGGCTGATGGACGAAACCCTGATCACGGCCGGTGAAATCGCCGCCCAGCCGCCCCAGGCCCTGCGCATGGCCAAGACCCTGATGCGACAGGGGCGGGACCAGACCTTCGAACAGATCCTTGAGCTGTCGGCCGCCATGCAGGCCCTGGCCCATATGACCGAGGACCACCTGGAAGGCGTCAACGCCGTGCTGGAAAAACGGCCGGGCGATTTCACCGGCCGCTGA
- a CDS encoding ABC transporter ATP-binding protein, whose translation MNDMSFGHTKVHGKHGDFAIEAKGLVKRFKSGKSWVEVLKGVDFDAKHGDLTMVMGPSGSGKSTLIAALSGLLRPEEGRVDALDVDDLWKYSSGRIDKFRLDNCGFIFQGFNLFPALTALQQVETVLKFQGLSSGQAKKRATTALEEVGLGHRLHQRPAALSGGEKQRVAIARALAKDPKILFADEPTSALDGENGQVVIRLLRRAATEHGAAVICVTHDPRLEAWADRVIHIEDGKILDDQRRIPDPNAILASH comes from the coding sequence ATGAACGACATGTCATTCGGTCACACCAAGGTTCACGGCAAGCATGGCGATTTCGCCATTGAGGCCAAGGGGCTGGTCAAGCGGTTCAAGTCCGGCAAGTCGTGGGTCGAGGTGCTGAAGGGCGTCGATTTCGACGCCAAGCATGGCGACCTGACCATGGTCATGGGGCCGTCGGGTTCGGGCAAGTCCACCCTGATCGCGGCCCTGTCCGGCCTGCTGCGCCCCGAAGAGGGACGGGTCGATGCGCTGGACGTCGACGACCTGTGGAAATACTCGTCCGGACGGATCGACAAGTTCCGGCTGGATAACTGCGGCTTCATCTTCCAGGGCTTCAACCTGTTCCCGGCCCTGACGGCGCTGCAGCAGGTCGAGACCGTGCTGAAATTCCAGGGTCTGTCCTCGGGTCAGGCGAAGAAGCGCGCCACGACCGCTTTGGAAGAAGTTGGCCTGGGCCATCGCCTGCACCAGCGGCCGGCGGCCCTGTCGGGCGGCGAGAAACAGCGGGTGGCCATCGCCCGCGCCCTGGCCAAGGACCCGAAGATCCTGTTCGCCGACGAACCGACTTCGGCCCTGGACGGCGAGAATGGCCAGGTGGTGATCAGGCTGCTGCGCCGCGCCGCCACCGAACATGGCGCCGCCGTGATCTGCGTGACCCACGACCCGCGCCTGGAGGCCTGGGCCGACCGGGTCATCCATATCGAAGACGGCAAGATCCTGGACGATCAGCGCCGCATACCCGATCCGAACGCCATCCTGGCGTCCCACTAA
- a CDS encoding efflux RND transporter periplasmic adaptor subunit, whose amino-acid sequence MPGFLKKKRTWLGLLLVIVLVVGFMLFQSSAKTKKAEQEKAAATKVESPYAAIANGKVDVEGGIIQIAARRGGIVREVLVQEGDAVVAGQILARQEDDEPRLAVQSAVAAVAQAESQLAQIRVDIRTARRERDRLQRLVATNFVAAQKIDQADDQIAVAQARLASQTAAVQTARAQLDQARYNQELTIIRAPSNGRIVRRYANPGAGASTLNVSNMFDLEPDAPRIVRAEVVESDLPNLTDGQAVEITPEGDTTKVYVGAVMRRAAVFGARKLASDDPSQRTDERVVEVVASAGDAPLLIGQRVLVKFMKPGETAGAKRAVAVGVGPNEAMTPQ is encoded by the coding sequence ATGCCCGGCTTTCTGAAGAAAAAACGCACCTGGCTCGGCCTGCTGCTGGTCATCGTGCTGGTGGTCGGCTTCATGCTGTTCCAATCCTCGGCCAAGACCAAGAAGGCCGAACAGGAGAAGGCCGCCGCGACCAAGGTCGAAAGCCCCTATGCGGCCATCGCCAACGGCAAGGTCGATGTCGAGGGCGGCATCATCCAGATCGCGGCCCGTCGCGGCGGCATCGTGCGCGAGGTCCTGGTGCAAGAGGGCGACGCTGTCGTCGCCGGTCAGATCCTGGCCCGCCAGGAAGACGACGAACCGCGGCTGGCGGTGCAGAGCGCGGTGGCCGCCGTGGCCCAGGCCGAAAGCCAGCTGGCCCAAATCCGCGTCGACATCCGCACCGCCCGGCGTGAACGCGACCGTCTGCAACGGCTGGTCGCCACCAATTTCGTCGCGGCCCAGAAGATCGACCAGGCCGACGACCAGATCGCCGTGGCCCAAGCCCGCCTCGCGTCCCAGACGGCGGCGGTCCAGACCGCCCGCGCCCAGCTGGATCAGGCGCGCTATAATCAGGAACTGACCATCATCCGGGCGCCCAGCAACGGTCGGATCGTTCGCCGTTACGCCAACCCCGGCGCCGGCGCCTCGACCCTCAACGTCTCCAACATGTTCGACCTGGAGCCGGACGCCCCGCGCATCGTTCGCGCCGAAGTGGTCGAAAGCGACCTGCCCAATCTGACAGACGGCCAGGCGGTCGAGATCACGCCGGAAGGCGACACGACCAAGGTCTATGTCGGCGCCGTGATGCGTCGGGCGGCCGTGTTCGGCGCCCGCAAACTGGCTTCGGACGATCCCTCGCAGCGCACCGATGAGCGGGTGGTCGAGGTCGTGGCTTCGGCCGGCGACGCGCCTCTGCTGATCGGCCAGCGCGTTTTGGTCAAGTTCATGAAGCCGGGCGAGACCGCCGGGGCCAAGCGCGCGGTCGCGGTCGGCGTCGGCCCGAACGAGGCGATGACGCCACAGTAG
- a CDS encoding S46 family peptidase produces MSLPSLRLTASLAALGAATVVLSAPATPAKADEGMWTFDNFPIATVNEKYGANLDQAWLDRVRNAAVRLQGCSASLVSGEGLILTNHHCVVGCVQDLSDAQNDYVKNGWMPATREEEKKCPGQTAEILTDITDVTDRVVGAGAGLEGAAFVRARAAEIDKIQKEVCGDDRKLTCQVISLYRGGQYKLYKFRKYEDVRLVFAPEFQAAFFGGDPDNFNFPRYALDAGFLRIYEDGKPVATPNHLAWNPNAPKEGDVTFVAGNPGSTSRLLTMAQLEVLRDQQLPIGLIQSSELRGRLLEYSTTGEEAKRVSVDPIFGLENGFKVTYGQQGALTDPAFMATKRAAEQELRQRVAADPALAQRIGDPWAELERVSAAQRDLYLPYRQLESAAGQRSSLYSYARSIVRAAKERAKPVAERRAGYSDADIASLGRRLATETPISNDLEKIYLDFWLSKTREYLTVDNANVKALLGKESPEQIAERLVDGTRLADPAFRAQALAMTPEQLAASGDPMIAFVLANDDSAQAIRTQWESAVSGPTSRAGEKIAQARFAVYGDNLYPDATFSLRLSYGQVKGWAYRGVTVTPFTEIGGLYERNTGAEPFNAAEDWVAAEGKVNKSTVYDFVSTNDIIGGNSGSPVINAKGEVIGAAFDGNIHSLGGSFGYDGELNRTVTVSTAAITEALRNVYNQPRLLRELGVRR; encoded by the coding sequence ATGTCGTTGCCGTCCCTTCGTCTCACCGCTTCGCTGGCCGCCCTGGGCGCCGCGACCGTCGTCCTGTCCGCCCCCGCGACCCCGGCCAAGGCTGACGAGGGCATGTGGACCTTCGACAACTTCCCCATCGCGACGGTGAACGAGAAATACGGCGCCAACCTCGACCAAGCCTGGTTGGACCGCGTGCGCAACGCCGCCGTGCGCCTGCAAGGCTGCTCGGCCTCGCTGGTTTCGGGCGAGGGCCTGATCCTGACCAACCACCACTGCGTCGTCGGCTGCGTCCAGGACCTGTCGGACGCCCAGAACGACTACGTCAAGAACGGCTGGATGCCCGCGACCCGCGAGGAAGAGAAGAAATGCCCCGGCCAGACGGCCGAAATCCTGACCGACATCACTGACGTCACCGACCGGGTCGTCGGCGCCGGCGCCGGGCTTGAAGGCGCCGCCTTCGTCCGCGCCCGCGCCGCCGAGATCGACAAGATCCAGAAGGAAGTCTGCGGCGACGACCGCAAACTGACCTGCCAGGTCATCAGCCTGTACCGCGGCGGCCAGTACAAGCTGTACAAGTTCCGCAAGTACGAGGACGTGCGCCTGGTCTTCGCGCCCGAGTTCCAGGCCGCCTTCTTCGGCGGCGACCCGGACAATTTCAACTTCCCGCGTTACGCCCTGGATGCCGGTTTCCTGCGCATCTACGAGGACGGCAAGCCGGTCGCGACGCCGAACCACCTGGCCTGGAATCCCAATGCGCCCAAGGAAGGCGATGTCACCTTCGTCGCCGGCAACCCCGGCTCGACCTCGCGCCTGCTGACCATGGCCCAGCTGGAGGTCCTGAGGGACCAACAACTGCCCATCGGCCTGATCCAGTCGTCGGAACTGCGTGGCCGCCTGCTCGAATATTCGACCACCGGTGAAGAGGCCAAGCGGGTTTCGGTCGATCCGATCTTCGGCCTGGAGAACGGCTTCAAGGTCACCTACGGCCAGCAGGGCGCCCTGACCGACCCGGCCTTCATGGCGACCAAGCGCGCGGCCGAACAGGAACTGCGCCAGCGCGTCGCCGCCGACCCGGCCCTGGCCCAGCGCATCGGCGATCCCTGGGCCGAGCTGGAACGCGTCTCCGCCGCCCAGCGCGACCTCTACCTGCCCTACCGCCAGCTAGAATCGGCCGCCGGCCAGCGCTCGTCCCTCTACAGTTACGCGAGATCGATCGTCCGCGCCGCCAAGGAACGCGCCAAGCCGGTCGCCGAACGTCGCGCCGGCTATTCGGACGCCGACATCGCTTCGCTGGGCCGTCGCCTGGCGACCGAGACCCCGATCTCGAACGATTTGGAGAAGATCTATCTCGACTTCTGGCTGTCCAAGACCCGCGAATATCTGACCGTGGACAATGCCAATGTGAAGGCCTTGCTGGGCAAGGAAAGCCCGGAACAGATCGCCGAACGTCTGGTGGACGGCACCCGCCTGGCCGATCCGGCCTTCCGCGCCCAGGCTCTGGCCATGACGCCGGAACAGCTGGCCGCCTCGGGCGATCCGATGATCGCCTTCGTCCTGGCCAATGACGACTCGGCCCAGGCCATCCGCACCCAGTGGGAATCGGCCGTCTCCGGCCCGACCAGCCGCGCCGGCGAAAAGATCGCCCAGGCCCGGTTCGCGGTTTACGGCGACAACCTGTATCCCGACGCCACCTTCAGCCTGCGCCTGTCCTACGGCCAGGTGAAGGGCTGGGCCTATCGCGGCGTGACGGTGACGCCCTTCACCGAGATCGGCGGCCTGTACGAGCGCAACACGGGCGCCGAGCCCTTCAACGCGGCCGAGGACTGGGTGGCGGCCGAAGGCAAGGTCAACAAGTCGACCGTCTATGACTTCGTCTCGACCAATGACATCATCGGCGGCAACTCGGGCTCGCCCGTGATCAACGCCAAGGGTGAAGTCATCGGCGCCGCCTTCGACGGCAACATCCACTCGCTGGGCGGCAGCTTCGGCTACGACGGCGAACTGAACCGCACGGTGACGGTCTCTACCGCCGCCATCACCGAGGCTCTCCGTAACGTCTACAACCAGCCCCGCCTGCTGCGCGAACTGGGCGTGCGGCGGTAA
- a CDS encoding ABC transporter permease gives MSLALSTLLFEWRRYMAAVMALALSGLLVLAMTGVFIGIGKGFTAAIERSRADVIIMQPGATQLFGGGMAVPRRFIPLAYNHPEVLEVKAMEINGGSLQNVREIDPTMSQADRASQKAPRSKQVMVNVIDTQPGSVTIPVDYSDELVAALRQPFTIAVDESALTTLGVKLGDRAIYDGQTVTVVGVLRGYPNMMQPTIVMSRDSLRMLGQSWGNTMGGPLMIKLRDPSKADVVATQLNTIGKGQWKAWTRQQLADANAKSMFEEGILVIIIGGCVVLGVIIGVAITWQTLRGAIMANIKEFASLRALGVGMGSLRRIVLELSFWVGVVGVAAAILLTWLLSLLAAMGAVIIALPFSLLLVVGIGLILIAMVSGLLSLGILKNSQPADLLR, from the coding sequence ATGTCGCTTGCGCTATCTACGCTGCTGTTCGAGTGGCGCCGCTATATGGCGGCCGTCATGGCCCTGGCCCTGTCGGGTCTGCTGGTCCTGGCGATGACCGGTGTCTTCATCGGCATCGGCAAGGGGTTCACCGCGGCGATCGAGCGGTCGCGGGCGGATGTGATCATCATGCAGCCGGGCGCGACCCAGTTGTTCGGCGGGGGGATGGCCGTGCCGCGGCGCTTCATTCCCTTGGCCTACAACCACCCCGAGGTGCTCGAGGTGAAGGCCATGGAGATCAATGGCGGCAGTCTCCAGAACGTCCGTGAAATCGATCCGACCATGAGCCAGGCGGACCGGGCCAGCCAGAAGGCGCCGCGCTCCAAGCAGGTGATGGTCAATGTCATCGACACCCAGCCGGGATCGGTGACGATCCCTGTCGACTATTCCGATGAGCTGGTCGCCGCGCTGCGACAGCCGTTCACCATTGCGGTCGATGAGTCCGCGCTGACCACCCTGGGCGTGAAACTGGGCGACCGCGCCATCTATGACGGCCAGACGGTCACGGTGGTCGGGGTGTTGCGCGGCTATCCCAACATGATGCAGCCGACCATCGTCATGTCACGCGACTCGCTGCGGATGCTGGGGCAGTCGTGGGGCAACACCATGGGTGGGCCGCTGATGATCAAACTGCGCGACCCGTCGAAGGCCGATGTGGTGGCGACCCAGTTGAACACCATCGGCAAGGGCCAGTGGAAGGCCTGGACGCGGCAGCAGCTGGCGGACGCCAACGCCAAGTCGATGTTCGAGGAAGGCATTCTGGTCATCATCATCGGCGGCTGCGTCGTGTTGGGCGTCATCATCGGCGTCGCCATCACCTGGCAGACCCTGAGGGGCGCCATCATGGCCAATATCAAGGAGTTCGCCTCGCTGCGCGCCCTGGGCGTCGGGATGGGCAGTCTGCGACGTATCGTGCTGGAGCTGAGCTTCTGGGTCGGGGTGGTCGGGGTGGCTGCAGCCATCCTGCTGACCTGGCTGCTGTCTCTGCTCGCTGCGATGGGGGCGGTGATCATCGCCCTGCCGTTCAGCCTGCTGCTGGTCGTCGGGATCGGTCTGATCCTGATCGCCATGGTGTCCGGCCTGCTGTCGCTGGGCATCCTCAAGAACAGCCAACCGGCGGACCTGCTGCGATGA